The following DNA comes from Stigmatella erecta.
TGGGTAGGGAGAGGGGAGGCTAACCGTTCGGGGCGGCTTGTCGGCTTTTCGGCCAGGGGGCTTGAGGCTCGGGGTTGCTCCGCTGGTGCGCTCCTGGCCACGGGGGGCGGCTCGGGTTGCGCTGGTCTGTGCAGCAGGGAGGCGGCCACGACTGCCGCGAAGACAGAGAGCGCCAGCGGCCCGACAAACACCGGGCGCAGCCACGCACGGCGCGCGCTGTGCTGCGCTCCAGCCCCCGCAGCAGAAGGCACCGGCGCCGCATCCGCTGGCACTACCTGCACCGGAGAAGGCACGGGCGCCGCATCCGCTGGCGCTACCTGCACCGGGAGCGGATGGGAAGGGATCGGCTCCTGCGGGCCCTCGGCTTCTCGCGCTTCGACTGGCACCGGCTCCCCTTCGCCGGGTTCTGGCGGTAGCTGCGCGGATGCCGGGTGAATGCCGCTCTCGCGCCAGTCGTCCCCCTCGAAACGCGCTAAGTCCACCAGCGGGCGCCGCGCATCCTTGGCCGTCGCGGGCCGCACCTCCAAGTCGCGACTGATCAGCTTCATCGCGTAGGCGCTCAACTCCACCGGAACGCGCCCATTGGCACGGTGCGGGGTGGGCGGAGTCATCAGCATGTTCCCGAGCAGGGGCCGCGACTCGCCGCGCGTCGGCGTCGGGTTCGTCAGCACGTCATAGAGATCAGCCCCGAGCGCGAAAATATCGTCCGTCGCCTTGAACGTGTAACGGGCCCCGGGCTTGAGGCGGTTTTCATCCCAGAAAGCTTGAGCCTCGGGGCTGCGGATGCGCGGCGTTCCAGGGGGCAGCGGCCCGTCCGTCAAATCCTCGGCGGTCGCGTAGTCCGCCGCTCCAAAGTCGATGATCACCGGCTCGCCGTCCTTGGTGACCATGATGTTTCTCAGGCTCAAGTCCCGATGGAACACGTTCTTACCGTGCATGTGCTCCAGGGCATCAAACAGCTTGAGGAACAGGACGACGACTTCATGCGGCGTTGGGTGGGTCCGCTCTACCCAGCGGGCGAGCGTGTAGCCGTCCACGAAGTCTAGAACGATGTAGTGGAAGCCTGAGAGCGTGTCCGGCCACCGGCCTTGTCCCCGCATGCGGATGATGTGGCGGTGTTTGAGTAGCTGGAGACAGGCTGCCTCGCGCTGCGCGCGCGCGTCCGTCTGCTTCGGATCAAGGCTGCGCTCTGTCTGACAGGCCAGCTTGAGGGCGAAACGCTCGCCATCCTTCTCCACCTCGTAGACGACGGCATACCCGCCCCTTCCGATGCGTCGGACAATGCGCCAGTGGCTCACCATCTGGCCGGGCTTCAAGTCCAAGGGATCAAAATCCGCGAACATGCTGGGCACCTCTCGCCAGTGGCTACAGCTTCACCTGGGGAACGGACAGGCAGCGGCTCCCGTCACCGTTGCACACCCGCACCGTGTGCAGCGCCCGCAGCCATTCTTCGGGCTCCTCGCGCGCGGGCATCTCCACTTCCACGGCCACACTCACCACACCGCCCGGGGGGATGGTTGCCTGCCCTGAGAGCAGCGCGCGAGCGCGGCGCGGCTCCCCTCCTGCGGGCGTCACTTCGGCCCACGCGGGCGCCCATGGCTCCCCCCCGGTGTTGCTCACTTCGAGGACAACTACGCTCCACGTTGGCCCCCCAAGGCCCCAGCACATGACGGGGTGAAGGTCACCCCCGCGCGCGTAGTAGCACGCTTGCTCAAGCCCGGCTCCCCTCATGCCCTTCTTGTTCACGAACCCCGCGAGCGCCACGGCTGCGGGACTCAGTGCTGCGGGCAGTGCCTTCAACGCCTCCAGTTCCTTGGCTTGTGCCTCGCATCGCTCGCGCGTGGCGGACAGTTCCACGCGGCACGTATCCAAGGTTTGCTGCGGGCGGCTCACGTTCACCAAGCCATCCGCCTTGCCTGGCAGCCCTGTGAGCAGGAACACGACGCTTGCGGGCGAGCCCTCGCGGTAGGTGACCCGCAGCGCGAGCCGTTCGCCCGTTCCGAGCGCCACGGCGGGCGAGAGCGTCACGCCTGCATCACCCACCTCGAACACAGGGAACCGGCCGCGCCCCTCTACCTGGACAGACTCACGCACAATCGGAGCGCCCAGCAGAATCGCCGTGACAGTGCCAGGCGCGACGTAGATCAGCGGGGACTCGCCAGCCTTGCCCGCGAGAACGACGGAACGCCCTGCGGGCGCAGGCTGTGCCGTCGCTGTGAGGCCCACCAGCAGGGAAGCGAGCGCAAAACTTGGGGCGAACGGTCGGAACAAGACGGGGGAACCTCCCAGGTAGGCCCCCAGAGTAGCAGACAGGGGAGCCCCCCCGCGTCGAAGTCAGGCGCTGTCCATGCGCCAGGCGTCGGCGTCCTTTCCGCGTGCCGTTCACGGCTCCACCGCGCACGCCACGACTCATGCGCGAGCGCGAGGGCTCCACGCGCTCAGGAGGTGAGCCTGGACGCGGGAGACTCCATCGGGCGCAACTTCACCTGTCCGACGCGCGGGTCCCATTGGCGCACAGGCCCGCCGCGATACGCGCATGGTGGCGCCGGGCGTGGGGCCGTCGGTGGGCTCCG
Coding sequences within:
- a CDS encoding serine/threonine protein kinase gives rise to the protein MFADFDPLDLKPGQMVSHWRIVRRIGRGGYAVVYEVEKDGERFALKLACQTERSLDPKQTDARAQREAACLQLLKHRHIIRMRGQGRWPDTLSGFHYIVLDFVDGYTLARWVERTHPTPHEVVVLFLKLFDALEHMHGKNVFHRDLSLRNIMVTKDGEPVIIDFGAADYATAEDLTDGPLPPGTPRIRSPEAQAFWDENRLKPGARYTFKATDDIFALGADLYDVLTNPTPTRGESRPLLGNMLMTPPTPHRANGRVPVELSAYAMKLISRDLEVRPATAKDARRPLVDLARFEGDDWRESGIHPASAQLPPEPGEGEPVPVEAREAEGPQEPIPSHPLPVQVAPADAAPVPSPVQVVPADAAPVPSAAGAGAQHSARRAWLRPVFVGPLALSVFAAVVAASLLHRPAQPEPPPVARSAPAEQPRASSPLAEKPTSRPERLASPLPTQKEASLSVKLPDNSPTLTNSVPDPQQAQRGNARRALIKKCAALVASVAWLEAGCTGVQTRPDPEPCPEEAVKAMRQELGWALNTNDAPFILLDVTKGSAEEAREQPDAVWKDGPVTGALIRPQGKAPAGMRIDGHLWTTGDRIYGRYVRAHLPGGRTVPICLELENANDLGSEKREGSKPGAPVASKVSETRAVERWR
- a CDS encoding DUF2381 family protein, which gives rise to MFRPFAPSFALASLLVGLTATAQPAPAGRSVVLAGKAGESPLIYVAPGTVTAILLGAPIVRESVQVEGRGRFPVFEVGDAGVTLSPAVALGTGERLALRVTYREGSPASVVFLLTGLPGKADGLVNVSRPQQTLDTCRVELSATRERCEAQAKELEALKALPAALSPAAVALAGFVNKKGMRGAGLEQACYYARGGDLHPVMCWGLGGPTWSVVVLEVSNTGGEPWAPAWAEVTPAGGEPRRARALLSGQATIPPGGVVSVAVEVEMPAREEPEEWLRALHTVRVCNGDGSRCLSVPQVKL